From a single Azospirillum fermentarium genomic region:
- a CDS encoding LysR family transcriptional regulator, producing the protein MDRTPLNELAAFAAVARHRSFRRAAAELGVSPSALSHSLRGLEERLGVRLVNRTTRSVAPTQAGQRLLARLEPALQDIAGALEAINEDRARPAGTVRLTVLRLGASAVLAPALPRFLATYPDVHLDIAVDDSFTDIVANGFDAGIRFGESLQNDMIAVPVSGPACMTVVGSPAYFARHPPPRTPYDLKDHACIRFRLPSTRALYRWEFERDGKEIEVAVNGPLTLNDLETAVHAAVGGVGLCYAGTEYVAPLIAAGRLVPVLEDWLQPFPGFFLYYPSRRQMPAALRALIDTLRYGPAEAPATMG; encoded by the coding sequence ATGGACCGCACGCCGCTGAACGAACTGGCCGCCTTCGCTGCGGTGGCACGCCACCGCAGCTTTCGCCGGGCGGCGGCGGAACTGGGGGTTTCACCCTCGGCCCTCAGCCACAGCCTGCGCGGGCTGGAGGAACGGCTGGGCGTGCGGCTGGTCAACCGCACGACCCGCAGCGTGGCCCCGACTCAGGCCGGGCAGCGGCTGCTGGCCCGGCTGGAGCCGGCGTTGCAGGACATCGCCGGCGCGCTGGAGGCGATCAACGAGGACCGCGCCCGCCCGGCGGGCACCGTGCGCCTGACCGTGCTGCGGCTGGGGGCGTCGGCGGTGCTGGCGCCGGCCCTGCCCCGCTTCCTCGCCACCTATCCCGACGTGCACCTGGACATCGCGGTGGACGACAGCTTCACCGACATCGTGGCCAACGGCTTCGACGCCGGCATCCGTTTCGGCGAAAGCCTGCAGAACGACATGATCGCCGTGCCGGTCAGCGGCCCCGCCTGCATGACCGTGGTGGGATCGCCGGCGTATTTCGCCCGCCATCCGCCGCCCCGCACCCCGTACGATCTGAAGGACCACGCCTGCATCCGCTTCCGCCTGCCCAGCACCCGCGCCCTCTACCGCTGGGAGTTCGAGCGGGACGGCAAGGAGATCGAGGTGGCGGTCAACGGCCCGCTGACCCTGAACGATCTGGAAACGGCGGTGCATGCCGCGGTGGGCGGCGTGGGGCTGTGCTATGCCGGAACGGAGTATGTGGCCCCGCTGATTGCCGCCGGGCGGCTGGTCCCGGTCCTGGAGGATTGGTTGCAGCCGTTTCCCGGGTTTTTCCTTTATTACCCCAGCCGGCGCCAGATGCCGGCGGCGCTGCGCGCGCTGATCGACACGCTGCGCTACGGCCCGGCGGAAGCACCGGCCACGATGGGATAA
- the pfkB gene encoding 1-phosphofructokinase, translating into MTRHPLRPGIVTVTLNAAIDQTLDCPGFTPGAVNRVLSETRTAGGKGVNVAALLASAGDSPVTAAGFLGRENDGPFTALFQERGIADRCIRLSGAVRTNVKLVDRTTGAVTDINLPGLTVPPDALSRLTAAVEELAAGAGCVVMAGSLPAGVPADVYAALVPRARAAGAFVAVDTSGPPLAHALGARPDMVKPNVHELSEHLRRPLPDTAAVVAAAAALHRTGIALVVVSLGADGAVFVSAEGALKATPPAVEVASTVGAGDAMVAGVVSAWCRGAGLEDCARRGTAFAAGTLAVLGPSLPPPARLDELARATAVHWLTDG; encoded by the coding sequence ATGACCCGGCACCCCCTGCGTCCCGGCATCGTCACCGTCACGCTCAACGCGGCCATCGACCAGACGCTGGACTGCCCCGGCTTCACCCCCGGTGCCGTCAACCGTGTTCTGTCGGAAACCCGCACCGCGGGCGGCAAGGGCGTCAACGTCGCAGCCCTGCTGGCCTCGGCGGGGGACTCGCCGGTCACCGCCGCCGGCTTTCTGGGGCGGGAGAACGACGGCCCCTTCACCGCCCTGTTTCAGGAGCGGGGCATCGCCGACCGCTGCATCCGCCTGTCCGGGGCGGTGCGCACCAACGTGAAGCTGGTGGACCGCACCACCGGGGCCGTCACCGACATCAACCTGCCGGGCCTGACGGTGCCGCCCGACGCCCTGTCGCGGCTGACCGCGGCGGTGGAGGAGCTGGCGGCGGGCGCCGGGTGCGTGGTGATGGCCGGCAGCCTGCCCGCCGGGGTGCCGGCGGACGTCTATGCCGCTCTGGTGCCGCGGGCACGGGCCGCGGGGGCCTTCGTCGCCGTGGACACCAGCGGGCCGCCGCTGGCTCACGCGCTGGGCGCCCGGCCCGATATGGTCAAGCCCAACGTCCACGAGCTGTCCGAGCATCTGCGCCGTCCGCTGCCGGATACCGCGGCGGTGGTGGCCGCCGCCGCCGCTCTGCACCGCACCGGCATCGCGCTGGTGGTGGTATCGCTGGGGGCCGACGGCGCGGTGTTCGTCAGCGCCGAGGGGGCGCTGAAGGCCACGCCCCCGGCGGTGGAGGTGGCGAGCACCGTCGGGGCCGGCGATGCCATGGTGGCCGGTGTCGTGTCGGCATGGTGCCGCGGGGCGGGGCTGGAGGACTGCGCCCGCCGGGGTACGGCCTTTGCCGCCGGTACGCTGGCGGTCCTGGGGCCGTCGCTGCCGCCCCCCGCCCGGCTGGACGAACTGGCCCGCGCCACCGCCGTTCACTGGCTGACAGACGGCTGA
- the ptsP gene encoding phosphoenolpyruvate--protein phosphotransferase, which translates to MLTLTESHVRLGCAADDKADAIRQAGQVLVDGGFVDPPYIDSMMERESIAATYLGNGIAIPHGVPSARGHVRATGIAVVQFPAGVDWGGGERAYVVVGIAATSDEHLQVLANLTGVLGDGEAARRLASTTDRAVIAAALNGGAADSAPVVETAEDGPVLAVSAPAPHGMHARPASALVEVAKRFTSDITVRCGDRTANAKSLMTLLRLGAAGGAPLRITASGADADAALDAIAAAFAAGLDPAVDEAGHDGGAEPAAPSAAVDYDGRVIAGISAAPGIAAGPVWFFQRERLEVTEDAPDAAAERRRLDQALAGAAADLRNLYEEYWKKAGAAKAAIFKAHLDLLDDPDLVTEARSHIDAGRSAGWAWRAVYEDRAGALARMKDPLLAGRAADLRDVGRRVLRLLADTVEQAAALPDQPVIVLAEDLSPSDTAKLDPALVLGLCTAGGGATSHTAIIARSLDIPSVVAAGPALFDLTNGQEGIIDGGAGVLVLGPSDRDRTRAGEMRDRIRVMRDRENHDRYLPAITRDGRRVEVAANISEAAEALRAVEAGGEGVGLMRTEFLFLQRDEPPGEEEQTAAYSQMVQALNGLPIILRTLDIGGDKSVPYLSMPAEENPFLGVRGIRLCFEREDLFRTQLRAMLRASGLGPVRIMYPMIASLDELLRAKAITEEVRQELGVPPVETGIMIEVPSAVMMADRLAREVNFFSIGTNDLTQYVLAMDRLHPVLAPQADGLHPAVLRMIARTCEAAKDAGIWVGACGGIAGDPAGSVLLSGLGVAELSVAIPSVPSVKARLRGISLARAEDVARRALDCAGAAEVRALVHAAFDVSGTGRGGAA; encoded by the coding sequence ATGCTGACGCTGACGGAATCGCACGTCCGTCTGGGCTGTGCCGCTGACGACAAGGCCGATGCCATACGGCAGGCCGGGCAGGTTCTGGTCGATGGGGGCTTCGTCGATCCTCCCTACATCGACAGCATGATGGAGCGGGAGAGCATCGCCGCCACCTACCTCGGCAACGGCATCGCCATTCCCCACGGCGTGCCGTCCGCCCGCGGCCACGTGCGCGCAACCGGCATCGCGGTTGTCCAGTTCCCCGCCGGGGTCGATTGGGGCGGGGGCGAGCGCGCTTATGTGGTGGTGGGCATCGCCGCCACGTCCGACGAGCATTTGCAGGTTCTGGCCAACCTGACCGGCGTTCTGGGGGACGGGGAGGCGGCGCGGCGGCTGGCGTCCACCACCGACCGGGCGGTGATCGCCGCAGCCCTGAACGGTGGAGCCGCGGACAGCGCCCCGGTGGTGGAAACGGCCGAGGATGGGCCGGTGCTGGCGGTGTCCGCCCCCGCGCCCCACGGCATGCACGCCCGCCCGGCCTCCGCCCTGGTGGAGGTGGCGAAGCGCTTCACGTCCGACATCACCGTGCGCTGCGGCGACCGCACCGCCAACGCCAAAAGCCTGATGACCCTGCTGCGGCTGGGGGCTGCCGGGGGGGCACCCCTGCGCATCACCGCCAGCGGGGCGGATGCCGACGCCGCCCTGGACGCCATCGCCGCCGCTTTCGCCGCCGGCCTTGACCCGGCGGTGGATGAGGCCGGCCATGACGGAGGGGCGGAGCCGGCGGCCCCGTCGGCGGCGGTGGATTACGATGGGCGGGTGATCGCCGGCATCTCCGCCGCCCCCGGCATCGCCGCCGGTCCGGTGTGGTTCTTCCAGCGGGAAAGGCTGGAGGTGACGGAGGATGCCCCCGACGCCGCCGCCGAACGGCGCCGGCTGGATCAGGCGCTGGCCGGCGCCGCCGCCGACCTGCGCAATCTCTACGAGGAATACTGGAAGAAGGCCGGTGCCGCGAAGGCCGCCATCTTCAAGGCGCACCTGGACCTGCTGGACGACCCCGATCTGGTGACGGAGGCCCGGTCCCACATCGACGCCGGGCGCAGCGCCGGCTGGGCGTGGCGTGCCGTCTACGAGGACCGGGCCGGCGCGCTGGCGCGGATGAAGGATCCGCTTCTGGCCGGCCGCGCCGCCGACCTGCGCGACGTGGGGCGGCGCGTGCTGCGGCTGCTGGCCGACACGGTGGAGCAAGCGGCGGCACTGCCCGACCAGCCGGTGATCGTGCTGGCCGAGGATCTGTCCCCGTCCGACACCGCCAAGCTCGACCCGGCGCTGGTGCTGGGGCTGTGCACCGCCGGCGGCGGGGCGACATCCCATACCGCCATCATCGCCCGGTCGCTGGACATTCCGTCGGTGGTGGCCGCCGGGCCGGCGCTGTTCGATCTGACCAACGGGCAGGAGGGCATCATCGACGGCGGCGCCGGGGTGCTGGTCTTGGGGCCGTCGGACCGCGACCGCACGCGGGCGGGGGAGATGCGCGACCGCATCCGGGTGATGCGCGACCGGGAAAACCACGACCGCTACCTGCCCGCCATCACCCGCGACGGCCGCCGGGTGGAGGTGGCCGCCAACATCAGCGAAGCCGCCGAGGCGCTGCGCGCCGTGGAGGCGGGCGGCGAAGGCGTGGGGCTGATGCGCACCGAGTTCCTGTTCCTCCAGCGCGACGAGCCGCCGGGGGAGGAGGAGCAGACCGCAGCCTACAGCCAGATGGTGCAGGCGCTGAACGGCCTGCCCATCATCCTGCGCACGCTGGACATCGGCGGGGACAAGAGCGTCCCCTATCTGTCCATGCCGGCGGAGGAGAACCCGTTCCTGGGCGTGCGCGGCATCCGCCTGTGTTTCGAGCGCGAGGATCTGTTCCGCACCCAGTTGCGGGCCATGCTGCGGGCCTCCGGTCTGGGGCCGGTGCGGATCATGTACCCCATGATCGCCTCGCTCGACGAGCTGCTGCGCGCCAAGGCCATCACCGAGGAGGTGCGGCAGGAACTGGGCGTGCCGCCGGTCGAGACCGGTATCATGATCGAGGTGCCGTCGGCGGTGATGATGGCCGACCGGCTGGCGCGGGAGGTGAACTTCTTCTCCATCGGCACCAACGACCTGACCCAGTACGTGCTGGCCATGGACCGGCTTCACCCGGTGCTGGCGCCCCAGGCCGACGGGCTGCACCCGGCGGTCCTGCGCATGATCGCCCGAACGTGCGAGGCGGCGAAGGACGCCGGCATCTGGGTCGGTGCCTGCGGCGGCATCGCCGGCGACCCCGCCGGGTCGGTGCTGCTGTCCGGGCTGGGGGTGGCTGAGCTGTCGGTGGCGATCCCCAGCGTTCCGTCGGTGAAGGCGCGGCTGCGCGGCATCTCCCTGGCACGGGCCGAGGATGTGGCCCGCCGTGCGCTCGACTGTGCCGGCGCCGCCGAGGTGCGTGCCCTGGTCCATGCCGCCTTCGACGTGTCCGGCACCGGGCGGGGAGGGGCGGCATGA